A genome region from Camelina sativa cultivar DH55 chromosome 10, Cs, whole genome shotgun sequence includes the following:
- the LOC104731058 gene encoding trehalase isoform X2 — translation MVESHTDSDSGPVVPTTPLVTFLQHVQLTAFRSYPKKQSADPKSYIDLSLKRPYTLSTIESAFEDLTSESDDMSVPVEKLERFVKQYFDGAGEDMLHHEPVDFVSDPSGFLSNVENEKVRDWAREVHCLWRNLSCRVSDSVRESPGRHTLLPLPEPVIIPGSRFREVYYWDSYWVIKGLMTSQMFTTAKGLVTNLMSLVETYGYALNGARAYYTNRSQPPLLSSMVYEIYNVTKDEELVRKAIPVLLKEYEFWNSGKHKVVIRDASGCDHVLSRYYAMWNMPRPESSVFDEESASGFSTLLEKQRFHRDIATAAESGCDFTTRWMRNPPNFTTMATTSVVPVDLNVFLLKMELDIAFLMEISGDKNGSDRFVKASKAREKAFETVFWNEKAGQWLDYWLSSNGDETETWKAENQNTNVFASNFAPIWINSFNSDENLVKKVVKALKNSGLIAPAGILSSLTDSGQQWDYPNGWAPQQEMIVTGLARSSSKEAKEMAEEIARRWIRSNYLVYKKSGTVHEKLNVTELGEYGGGGEYKPQTGFGWSNGVILAFLEEFGWPSHLSIEP, via the exons ATGGTGGAATCACACACAGACTCGGACTCAGGTCCTGTAGTCCCAACAACCCCACTCGTCACTTTCCTCCAGCACGTGCAGCTCACGGCATTTCGTTCCTACCCTAAAAAACAAAGCGCTGATCCCAAATCCTACATCGATCTATCTCTCAAACGCCCCTACACTCTCTCCACCATTGAATCAGCCTTTGAAGATCTCACGAGCGAGTCAGATGACATGTCAGTGCCAGTGGAGAAACTTGAAAGGTTTGTTAAACAATACTTTGACGGCGCAGGGGAGGATATGTTGCACCACGAACCAGTGGATTTCGTCTCAGATCCCTCCGGGTTCCTCTCCAACGTGGAGAACGAAAAAGTCAGAGACTGGGCGCGTGAGGTACACTGTCTCTGGAGAAACCTGAGCTGCAGAGTCTCTGATTCCGTTAGAGAGTCTCCTGGCCGGCACACGCTTCTACCGTTGCCGGAACCGGTTATCATTCCCGGTTCGAGATTTAGAGAAGTGTATTACTGGGATTCTTACTGGGTCATCAA AGGGCTTATGACGAGTCAAATGTTCACTACGGCCAAAGGATTAGTGACGAATCTGATGTCACTCGTGGAGACTTATGGTTACGCTTTGAACGGCGCTAGAGCTTATTACACTAACAGAAG CCAACCACCTCTATTGAGCTCAATGGTCTATGAGATTTATAATGTaaccaaagatgaagaactTGTGAGGAAAGCTATCCCTGTGCTTCTCAAAGAGTACGAGTTTTGGAACTCAG GAAAACATAAAGTGGTGATTCGAGACGCTAGTGGTTGTGATCACGTTTTAAGCCGTTATTATGCTATGTGGAATATGCCGCGGCCTGAATCCTCTGTTTTC GATGAAGAATCCGCTTCGGGGTTCTCGACTTTATTAGAGAAACAACGTTTCCATCGAGATATAGCCACAGCTGCTGAATCAGGATGTGATTTCACCACGCGATGGATGAG GAATCCTCCTAATTTCACAACGATGGCTACAACATCAGTTGTACCTGTTGatctcaacgtctttcttctTAAG ATGGAACTCGATATTGCATTCTTGATGGAGATTTCCGGGGATAAAAACGGGTCAGACCGTTTTGTGAAAGCATCAAAAGCGAGAGAGAAAGCGTTTGAAACCGTGTTTTGGAACGAGAAAGCAGGACAGTGGCTAGATTACTGGCTTTCCTCCAATGGTGAT GAGACTGAGACATGGAAAGCTGAGAACCAGAACACCAATGTTTTTGCATCTAACTTTGCTCCAATATGGATTAATTCCTTCAATTCAG ATGAAAATCTGGTCAAGAAAGTTGTGAAAGCTCTTAAGAACTCAGGGCTCATAGCTCCCGCTGGAATCCTCTCATCTTTGACAGATTCTGGACAACAATG GGATTATCCGAATGGATGGGCACCACAACAAGAAATGATCGTTACAGGGCTAGCGAGATCGAGTTCAAAGGAAGCAAAAGAGATGGCAGAGGAGATTGCAAGGAGATGGATCAGAAGCAACTATCTTGTTTACAAGAAAAGTGGGACTGTGCATGAGAAGCTCAATGTTACAGAGCTTGGTGaatatggtggtggaggagaatatAAGCCACag ACGGGATTTGGATGGTCGAACGGGGTTATATTAGCATTCCTGGAGGAGTTTGGATGGCCCTCTCACCTCAGCATTGAACCCTAG
- the LOC104731058 gene encoding trehalase isoform X1 has product MAMKSFKRNANPIISIHINKPFLSLSSLCNSLFSFPSFIDLKRQGFTLFFLLLCFSLTTSSMVESHTDSDSGPVVPTTPLVTFLQHVQLTAFRSYPKKQSADPKSYIDLSLKRPYTLSTIESAFEDLTSESDDMSVPVEKLERFVKQYFDGAGEDMLHHEPVDFVSDPSGFLSNVENEKVRDWAREVHCLWRNLSCRVSDSVRESPGRHTLLPLPEPVIIPGSRFREVYYWDSYWVIKGLMTSQMFTTAKGLVTNLMSLVETYGYALNGARAYYTNRSQPPLLSSMVYEIYNVTKDEELVRKAIPVLLKEYEFWNSGKHKVVIRDASGCDHVLSRYYAMWNMPRPESSVFDEESASGFSTLLEKQRFHRDIATAAESGCDFTTRWMRNPPNFTTMATTSVVPVDLNVFLLKMELDIAFLMEISGDKNGSDRFVKASKAREKAFETVFWNEKAGQWLDYWLSSNGDETETWKAENQNTNVFASNFAPIWINSFNSDENLVKKVVKALKNSGLIAPAGILSSLTDSGQQWDYPNGWAPQQEMIVTGLARSSSKEAKEMAEEIARRWIRSNYLVYKKSGTVHEKLNVTELGEYGGGGEYKPQTGFGWSNGVILAFLEEFGWPSHLSIEP; this is encoded by the exons ATGGCAATGAAATCATTCAAACGTAACGCTAATCCAATCATTTCCATACACATAAATAAACCCTTCTTATCGTTATCTTCTCTTTGCAATTCCTTATTCTCTTTTCCTTCCTTCATAGATCTTAAACGACAAGGGTTCACTctgttcttcctcctcctctgtttctctttgaCAACTTCTTCCATGGTGGAATCACACACAGACTCGGACTCAGGTCCTGTAGTCCCAACAACCCCACTCGTCACTTTCCTCCAGCACGTGCAGCTCACGGCATTTCGTTCCTACCCTAAAAAACAAAGCGCTGATCCCAAATCCTACATCGATCTATCTCTCAAACGCCCCTACACTCTCTCCACCATTGAATCAGCCTTTGAAGATCTCACGAGCGAGTCAGATGACATGTCAGTGCCAGTGGAGAAACTTGAAAGGTTTGTTAAACAATACTTTGACGGCGCAGGGGAGGATATGTTGCACCACGAACCAGTGGATTTCGTCTCAGATCCCTCCGGGTTCCTCTCCAACGTGGAGAACGAAAAAGTCAGAGACTGGGCGCGTGAGGTACACTGTCTCTGGAGAAACCTGAGCTGCAGAGTCTCTGATTCCGTTAGAGAGTCTCCTGGCCGGCACACGCTTCTACCGTTGCCGGAACCGGTTATCATTCCCGGTTCGAGATTTAGAGAAGTGTATTACTGGGATTCTTACTGGGTCATCAA AGGGCTTATGACGAGTCAAATGTTCACTACGGCCAAAGGATTAGTGACGAATCTGATGTCACTCGTGGAGACTTATGGTTACGCTTTGAACGGCGCTAGAGCTTATTACACTAACAGAAG CCAACCACCTCTATTGAGCTCAATGGTCTATGAGATTTATAATGTaaccaaagatgaagaactTGTGAGGAAAGCTATCCCTGTGCTTCTCAAAGAGTACGAGTTTTGGAACTCAG GAAAACATAAAGTGGTGATTCGAGACGCTAGTGGTTGTGATCACGTTTTAAGCCGTTATTATGCTATGTGGAATATGCCGCGGCCTGAATCCTCTGTTTTC GATGAAGAATCCGCTTCGGGGTTCTCGACTTTATTAGAGAAACAACGTTTCCATCGAGATATAGCCACAGCTGCTGAATCAGGATGTGATTTCACCACGCGATGGATGAG GAATCCTCCTAATTTCACAACGATGGCTACAACATCAGTTGTACCTGTTGatctcaacgtctttcttctTAAG ATGGAACTCGATATTGCATTCTTGATGGAGATTTCCGGGGATAAAAACGGGTCAGACCGTTTTGTGAAAGCATCAAAAGCGAGAGAGAAAGCGTTTGAAACCGTGTTTTGGAACGAGAAAGCAGGACAGTGGCTAGATTACTGGCTTTCCTCCAATGGTGAT GAGACTGAGACATGGAAAGCTGAGAACCAGAACACCAATGTTTTTGCATCTAACTTTGCTCCAATATGGATTAATTCCTTCAATTCAG ATGAAAATCTGGTCAAGAAAGTTGTGAAAGCTCTTAAGAACTCAGGGCTCATAGCTCCCGCTGGAATCCTCTCATCTTTGACAGATTCTGGACAACAATG GGATTATCCGAATGGATGGGCACCACAACAAGAAATGATCGTTACAGGGCTAGCGAGATCGAGTTCAAAGGAAGCAAAAGAGATGGCAGAGGAGATTGCAAGGAGATGGATCAGAAGCAACTATCTTGTTTACAAGAAAAGTGGGACTGTGCATGAGAAGCTCAATGTTACAGAGCTTGGTGaatatggtggtggaggagaatatAAGCCACag ACGGGATTTGGATGGTCGAACGGGGTTATATTAGCATTCCTGGAGGAGTTTGGATGGCCCTCTCACCTCAGCATTGAACCCTAG
- the LOC104717882 gene encoding uncharacterized protein LOC104717882: MDKSISITSNVSTTTSIEKIDHAASWISATVISAFFSSLERCACVNLSTSHDDDEDDDNDEAHHRPLALSAAPHQHDIV, from the coding sequence ATGGACAAAAGCATCAGCATCACCTCCAATGTTAGCACGACGACTTCTATAGAGAAGATCGATCACGCGGCGAGCTGGATCAGCGCCACCGTCATCTCcgctttcttttcctctctcgAACGCTGCGCCTGCGTCAATCTCTCCACCtctcatgatgatgatgaagacgacgacAACGACGAGGCTCACCACCGTCCTCTTGCTCTCTCCGCCGCTCCTCATCAACACGACATTGTTTag